One Panicum virgatum strain AP13 chromosome 3N, P.virgatum_v5, whole genome shotgun sequence DNA segment encodes these proteins:
- the LOC120664073 gene encoding serine/arginine-rich splicing factor RS2Z33-like codes for MPRYDDRYGNTRLYVGRLSSRTRSRDLEYLFSKYGRIREVELKRDYAFIEFSDPRDADDAQYNLDGREVDGSRIIVEFAKGVPRGSGGSREYMGRGPPPGTGRCFNCGIDGHWARDCKAGDWKNKCYRCGERGHIERNCQNSPRNLRRERSYSRSPSPRRERGRSQSYSRSRSYIRSRSPSGSPRGGRRDRDERRSRSLSYSRSPRRSASPSAKEKERSPTPNGSRSPRSPSPRDQVSPPPKDNGERNGSDRGDSPAKRENSRSRSRSPSDGYRSPAANGRSPSPRDDRSPSPKGNAGDDDDGRGSPRGSQSP; via the exons ATGCCTCGCTATGACGATCGTTATGGGAACACACGCTTGTATGTTGGCAGACTGTCCTCCCGCACTCGTTCCCGTGACCTGGAATATCTTTTCAGCAAATATGGAAG AATACGAGAAGTGGAGTTGAAGCGCGACTATGCATTTATT GAATTCAGCGATCCTCGTGATGCTGATGATGCACAATACAACCTAGATGGCAGGGAAGTTGATGGGAGCCGCATCATCGTTGAGTTTGCTAAAGGG GTTCCTCGTGGTTCTGGTGGCTCACGTGAGTACATGGGAAGAGGGCCTCCACCAGGGACGGGTCGTTGTTTTAACTGTGGAATTGATGGTCACTGGGCAAGGGACTGCAAGGCTGGTGACTGGAAGAACAAATGCTACCGTTGTGGAGAAAGGGGCCACATAGAAAGAAATTGCCAGAACAGTCCACGGAATCTTAG GCGTGAGAGAAGTTATTCACGGTCACCATCTCCACGCCGTGAACGGGGGCGCAGCCAGAGCTACAGCAGAAGCCGTAGCTATAT CCGTTCTAGATCCCCATCTGGATCTCCCAGGGGTGGACGCCGAGACCGTGATGAGAGGAGATCAAGGAGTCTTAGCTACAGCAGGAGCCCCAGGCGTTCTGCTTCACCAAGTGCAAAGGAAAAGGAGCGCAGCCCCACACCTAACGGCAGTAGGAGCCCAAGGAGTCCCAGCCCAAGGGATCAGGTGAGCCCTCCACCAAAGGACAATGGTGAACGCAATGGCTCAGACCGTGGTGACAGCCCCGCGAAGAGGGAGaacagcaggagcaggagccgtAGCCCATCTGATGGCTACCGTAGCCCTGCAGCCAATGGGCGCAGCCCGAGCCCTAGAGATGACCGGAGCCCTAGTCCCAAAGGCAAtgctggtgatgatgatgatggccgTGGTTCACCAAGAGGAAGCCAGTCCCCCTGA
- the LOC120664075 gene encoding ABC transporter G family member 16-like, whose protein sequence is MPALAWFLQRGSSVRDATDTGMAASGHTVIDIDAADDEPAKTPLAPVPYVLSFADLSYSVNKGGGLAGCCLAPRASSRLVASADAPPPPSGSRRAKTLLDGVSGEACAGELLAVMGASGSGKSTLLDALAGRIARESLRGSVTLNGEPLHGRRLRAISGHVMQDDLLYPMLTVRETLRFAAEFRLPRALSQEKKHARVDALIDQLGLSRSADTIIGDEGHRGVSGGERRRVSIGTDIIHDPILLFLDEPTSGLDSASAFMVVQVLRRIAQSGSVVIMTIHQPSARILSILDRLLLLSRGRTVYAGTPAGLKPFFAEFGMPMPDNENPAEFALDTIREFERQPDGAAALADANANRMKANIKLVSTMPLELAIAESVSRGKLVAGSGSGSASRGTVPMFANPAWMEVWVLMKRSFTNTARMPELFAMRLGTIMVTGFILATIFWRLDDTPKGVQERLGFFAMAMSTMFYVCADALPVFVQERHIYLRETAHNAYRRISYVLANAVVAFPPLVLLSLAFALITFWAVGLAGGASSFLFFVLIILASFWAGSGFVTFLSAVVPHVMLGYTVVVAILAYFLLFSGFFINRDRIPEYWTWFHYLSLVKYPYQAVLQNEFSDASRCFSRGIEMFDGSPIGHLPEAVKLRVLDAISTTLGMNVTSNTCVTTGPDILQQQAVTDIGMWECLLITVAWGFLFRALFYVVLLVGSKNKRK, encoded by the coding sequence ATGCCCGCCCTCGCCTGGTTTCTGCAGCGAGGGTCAAGCGTTCGTGACGCAACGGACACAGGCATGGCGGCCTCCGGTCACACGGTGATCGACATCGACGCCGCCGATGACGAGCCGGCGAAGACGCCGCTCGCGCCTGTCCCCTACGTGCTCAGCTTCGCCGACCTCTCGTACAGCGTCAACAAgggcggcgggctcgccggcTGCTGCCTGGCGCCCCGCGCCAGCAGCCGCCTGGTGGCGTCGGCggacgcgcccccgccgccgtcggggtCCAGGCGCGCCAAGACGCTGCTCGACggcgtctccggcgaggcgTGCGCGGGCGAGCTGCTCGCCGTGATGGGCGCCAGCGGCTCCGGCAAGTCCACGCTGCTGGACGCGCTGGCGGGGCGGATCGCGCGCGAGAGCCTCCGCGGGAGCGTCACGCTCAACGGGGAGCCGCTCCACGGCCGCCGGCTCCGCGCCATCTCCGGCCACGTCATGCAGGACGACCTGCTGTACCCGATGCTGACGGTCCGCGAGACGCTGCGCTTCGCCGCCGAGTTCCGCCTCCCGCGCGCGCTGTCGCAGGAGAAGAAACACGCGCGCGTGGACGCGCTCATCGACCAGCTCGGCCTGTCCCGGTCCGCGGACACCATCATCGGCGACGAGGGCCACCGCGGGGTGTCCGGCGGCGAGCGTCGCCGCGTGTCCATCGGGACGGACATCATCCACGACCCCATCCTGCTGTTCCTGGACGAGCCCACCTCCGGGCTGGACTCGGCCAGCGCCTTCATGGTGGTACAGGTTCTCCGCCGCATCGCACAGAGCGGCAGCGTGGTGATCATGACGATCCACCAGCCCAGCGCGCGCATCCTCAGTATCCTCGACCGCCTGCTCCTGCTCTCGCGCGGGCGTACTGTCTACGCTGGCACGCCCGCCGGCCTAAAGCCCTTCTTCGCCGAGTTCGGCATGCCCATGCCGGATAACGAGAACCCCGCCGAGTTCGCGCTCGACACCATCCGAGAGTTCGAGCGCCAGCcagacggcgccgccgcgctcgccgatgCCAATGCCAACAGGATGAAGGCGAACATCAAGCTTGTGAGCACGATGCCTCTGGAGCTCGCCATCGCCGAGAGCGTGTCTCGGGGGAAGCTGGTCGCCGGGAGCGGTTCGGGGAGCGCGTCAAGGGGGACGGTGCCGATGTTCGCGAACCCGGCGTGGATGGAGGTGTGGGTTCTGATGAAGCGGTCCTTCACAAACACGGCGCGCATGCCGGAGCTGTTCGCCATGCGGCTGGGAACAATAATGGTGACGGGCTTCATCCTTGCCACCATCTTCTGGCGCCTGGACGACACGCCCAAGGGTGTGCAGGAGCGGCTGGGCTTCTTCGCCATGGCCATGTCGACCATGTTTTACGTGTGCGCCGACGCGCTGCCTGTCTTCGTGCAGGAGCGCCACATCTACCTCCGCGAGACGGCGCACAATGCCTACCGCCGCATCTCCTACGTGCTCGCCAACGCCGTCGTCGCCTTCCCGCCGCTCGTGCTCCTCTCCCTCGCCTTCGCGCTCATCACCTTCTGGGCAGTGGGGCTTGCCGGCGGCGCCTCGTCGTTCCTCTTCTTCGTGCTGATCATCCTGGCCTCCTTCTGGGCGGGCAGCGGCTTCGTCACGTTTCTCTCCGCGGTGGTGCCGCACGTCATGTTGGGGTACACGGTGGTTGTGGCCATCCTGGCCTACTTCCTCCTTTTCTCCGGTTTCTTCATCAACCGCGACCGCATCCCCGAGTACTGGACGTGGTTCCACTACTTGTCCCTAGTGAAGTACCCATACCAGGCCGTGCTCCAGAACGAGTTCAGCGACGCGTCGCGCTGCTTCTCCCGTGGCATCGAGATGTTCGACGGTAGCCCTATCGGGCATCTCCCAGAGGCAGTCAAGCTGAGGGTGTTGGACGCCATCAGCACAACGCTGGGCATGAACGTCACCTCGAACACCTGCGTCACCACTGGCCCCGACATCCTACAGCAGCAGGCCGTCACCGACATAGGCATGTGGGAGTGCCTGCTGATCACCGTGGCCTGGGGCTTCTTGTTCAGGGCGCTGTTCTATGTGGTCTTACTTGTTGGCAGCAAGAACAAGCGGAAGTAA